Within the Cumulibacter manganitolerans genome, the region AGCCGCGCGACGCCGTCCCGCGCGATCGTCATCAGCGCGCTGTCGACGACGTCCTGGCTCGTGAGCCCCCGGTGCACGACGCCGGCCGCGTCGGGATCCTGCGCCTGGACGGCGCTGCGCAGGTGCGCGATCAGGGCTGTCGCGGGGTTCCCGGTGTTCTCCGCTGCTTCGATCAGGTCGCCGAGGTCGGGCGCGAGGTCGATCGCGGCGTCCGCGACGACGTCGGCCTGCCGCGGCGGGGCGAGCCCGGCGACGACGAGGGCGCGGCTCCACGCGACCTCGACGCGCAGCATGGCGCCGAGCACAGCGGCGTCGTCCACGAGGCCGGCGACCCGGTGCACCCCCGGCCGAAGCAGTCCGCTCACTGGACGTGCCGGGGAAACCGCAGGAAGACCGTCTCGTGCTCTCCCTGCAGATGGACGTCGAAGCGCAGCGACCCGTCGTCCTCGCGGATCGCGCGCAGGGTGTGCGCCTCGTCCGCCGTCAGCCTGTCCAGGAACGCGTCGGACGCTCCGGGCAGGTAGGCACGGGTGTACAGCCGGTCGAGCAGCCCGCGAGCCAGCACCATGACGGAGAAGAACGGCGCCGCACCGTCGACGCCGCCGGGCTCCACCGTTGTGAAGGCGTAATGGCCCCCGGCGTCCGTGGCAGAGCGTCCCCAGCCGGTGAACCGGCCGTCTCGGCGCAGCGAGCCCTCGACGACCGGGATCGCGCCGACCGCATCGGCCTGCCGCAGCTCCAGAAGCGCGTCGGGGACCGGCTTTCCCGCGCCGTCGTACACCGTGCCGTGCAGGCGGACGGTGCCCGACGAGCCGGGAGGGACGAGGTGGCTGTCGCCGGCGTACGGCAGCGCGTCGTGGAAGAACGGGCCGACCGTCTGGCCGGGCGTGGGCTGCGGGTCACTCATTGCTGTCGTCCTCGCGCTCGAGCGGCGTGGCATGCGTGCCGGTCAGCACGATGTCCCAGCGGTAGCCGGTCGCCCACTCGTGGGTGGTCAGGTCGTGGTCGTACGTCGCCACGAGGCGATCACGCACCGACTGCTCGGTGATCGACTGGTAGATCGGGTCGAGCGCGAACAGCGGGTCGCCGGGAAAGTACATCTGGGTGATCAGCCGCTGGGTGAACTCCGCGCCGAACAGCGAGAAGTGGATGTGCGCGGGGCGCCACGCGTTCAGGTGGTTGCGCCAGGGATACGGTCCGGGCTTGATGGTCGTGAAGCGATAGTTGCCGTCGGCGTCCGTGAGGCAGCGCCCGACGCCGGTGAAGTGGGGATCGATCGGCGCCGGGTGCTGGTCACGCTTGTGGATGTACCGGCCACCGGCGTTCGCCTGCCAGATCTCCACCAGCTGGTGGCGCACCGGCCGGCCGTCGCCGTCGAGCACCCGTCCGGTGACGACCATCCGTTCGCCGATCGGGTCGCCGCCCCTCTGG harbors:
- the pcaG gene encoding protocatechuate 3,4-dioxygenase subunit alpha encodes the protein MSDPQPTPGQTVGPFFHDALPYAGDSHLVPPGSSGTVRLHGTVYDGAGKPVPDALLELRQADAVGAIPVVEGSLRRDGRFTGWGRSATDAGGHYAFTTVEPGGVDGAAPFFSVMVLARGLLDRLYTRAYLPGASDAFLDRLTADEAHTLRAIREDDGSLRFDVHLQGEHETVFLRFPRHVQ
- the pcaH gene encoding protocatechuate 3,4-dioxygenase subunit beta, with the protein product MAVTDRDSAAQAGSPDESFEHELPTQQPQLEPQSRISAEIERQHASAAHGGHQPHLDFPPYRSSILRHPTKELRHADPEGVELVAPVFGHSDVDPLEADLTIQRGGDPIGERMVVTGRVLDGDGRPVRHQLVEIWQANAGGRYIHKRDQHPAPIDPHFTGVGRCLTDADGNYRFTTIKPGPYPWRNHLNAWRPAHIHFSLFGAEFTQRLITQMYFPGDPLFALDPIYQSITEQSVRDRLVATYDHDLTTHEWATGYRWDIVLTGTHATPLEREDDSNE